One stretch of Thermoanaerobaculia bacterium DNA includes these proteins:
- a CDS encoding DUF3617 family protein: protein MRSPRSTALAVAAAAILSFPALAAEPTLRPGQYEMKTEMTMEGLDRQIPPTTMTHCYSDQDVKDYKKLAQEGQGRNRDCEMTDMKSAANHVSWSMTCKSGTKGTGEMTYEAGGYEMTVHLEAAGGPHGPMKMKIHTTAKRLGDCPK from the coding sequence ATGCGATCTCCCCGAAGCACCGCCCTTGCCGTCGCCGCCGCCGCGATCCTTTCCTTCCCGGCGCTCGCCGCCGAGCCCACGCTCCGCCCGGGCCAGTACGAGATGAAAACGGAGATGACGATGGAGGGATTGGATCGTCAGATCCCGCCGACGACGATGACGCACTGCTACAGCGACCAGGACGTCAAGGACTACAAGAAGCTCGCGCAGGAAGGCCAGGGACGGAACAGGGATTGCGAGATGACGGACATGAAGTCGGCGGCGAACCACGTGTCGTGGTCGATGACGTGCAAGTCGGGAACGAAAGGGACCGGGGAGATGACCTACGAGGCGGGCGGTTACGAGATGACGGTCCACCTCGAGGCCGCGGGAGGGCCGCACGGCCCGATGAAGATGAAGATCCACACCACGGCGAAGCGGCTCGGGGACTGCCCGAAGTAG
- a CDS encoding pyridoxal phosphate-dependent aminotransferase, translated as MSLPRREAGSPYMEWSKLRSHARFDLATSGLSNYPLSRLPVRLEDLEINGATIYGYAPLQERLARKTGAPPESIVAAAGTSMANHLALAALFDPGDEVLIERPTYELLPSAAAYLGGSVRRFERRADEGFRLDPREVERAITPRTRAVVVTNLHNPSSVRAEEDALRDIGAIAQRSGAAVLVDEVYLETAFDGFRSAFFLGGNFVATGSLTKAYGLSGLRCGWILAPPELARRMWRINDLYGATPAHPAELLSVAVLDHIAEIAAHARAQLDRNRALLHQFLDTRPDLDAARTETGTTSFPRLGSGGVGAFWRLLREKYDTSVVPGEFFEMPDRFRIGIGGETPEVEEGLRRIAAALDEIVP; from the coding sequence GTGAGCCTCCCCCGCCGGGAAGCCGGCTCGCCGTACATGGAGTGGTCGAAGCTCCGCTCCCATGCACGGTTCGATCTCGCGACGAGCGGCCTGTCGAACTACCCGTTGTCGCGCCTCCCCGTCCGGCTCGAGGACCTCGAGATCAACGGGGCGACGATCTACGGGTATGCGCCGCTGCAGGAGCGGCTCGCCCGGAAAACGGGCGCCCCGCCGGAGTCGATCGTCGCGGCCGCCGGAACGTCGATGGCGAATCACCTCGCCCTCGCCGCCCTCTTCGACCCCGGCGACGAGGTCCTGATCGAGCGGCCGACCTACGAGCTCCTCCCGTCGGCGGCCGCGTATCTCGGCGGGTCGGTCCGGCGCTTCGAGCGGCGCGCGGACGAAGGCTTCCGGCTCGACCCGCGCGAAGTCGAGCGCGCCATCACCCCGCGCACGCGGGCCGTCGTCGTGACGAACCTCCACAACCCTTCCAGCGTGCGGGCGGAGGAGGACGCGCTGCGCGACATCGGGGCGATCGCGCAGCGAAGCGGAGCGGCGGTCCTCGTGGACGAGGTCTATCTCGAGACCGCCTTCGACGGCTTCCGCTCCGCGTTCTTCCTCGGAGGAAATTTCGTCGCGACCGGCAGCCTCACGAAGGCCTACGGCCTCTCGGGCCTTCGCTGTGGATGGATCCTCGCGCCGCCGGAGCTCGCGCGCCGGATGTGGCGCATCAACGACCTCTACGGCGCCACACCGGCGCACCCGGCGGAGCTCCTTTCCGTCGCCGTCCTGGACCACATCGCGGAGATCGCCGCGCACGCGAGGGCCCAGCTCGATCGCAACCGCGCGCTCCTCCATCAGTTCCTCGACACGCGGCCCGATCTCGACGCGGCGCGGACCGAAACGGGAACGACCTCCTTTCCTCGGCTCGGGTCCGGCGGAGTGGGAGCGTTCTGGCGTCTCCTGCGGGAGAAATACGACACGAGCGTCGTCCCGGGGGAGTTCTTCGAGATGCCCGACCGCTTCCGCATCGGAATCGGGGGCGAGACGCCGGAGGTCGAGGAGGGGCTTCGGCGGATCGCGGCCGCACTCGACGAGATCGTCCCGTGA
- the hisC gene encoding histidinol-phosphate transaminase: MNEGITRRRFAGTVGAALGASLVRPAGAAAALAAAHRLPKEAIRLSANENPYGPSEKAREAIARSAAVGHRYPDDLTRRVRDAIARRHRVAPEEVLLGCGSSQILQMADAAYLGPGRKVVAAEPTFEAVLAYAAVLHAEPVKVPETPEFRHDLDRMAAACDASTGLVYVCNPNNPTGTVVGGRDLSRFLARVPQTTTVLVDEAYHDFVEDPGYRSALELLPEFPNAVVARTFSKIYGLAGMRLGYAVASADKIRALGEFASWDNVNAAALSAALASLEDPELVPSRRRTLNGTRRELCAELERDGRRYIPSQANFVMIDVGADVDPVIREFRERGIHVGRRFASMPNWLRVSIGTPEEMRAFLAAFREIVPGRRAA; the protein is encoded by the coding sequence ATGAACGAAGGAATCACGCGCCGGCGATTCGCGGGGACCGTCGGCGCCGCCCTCGGAGCCTCGCTCGTCCGCCCTGCCGGCGCCGCCGCGGCGCTCGCCGCCGCTCACCGCCTCCCGAAGGAGGCGATCCGGCTCTCCGCCAACGAGAACCCGTACGGACCGTCCGAGAAGGCCCGCGAGGCGATCGCCCGCTCCGCCGCCGTCGGACACCGATACCCCGACGATCTCACCCGGCGCGTGCGGGACGCGATCGCCCGCCGCCACCGCGTCGCCCCGGAGGAGGTCCTCCTGGGATGCGGTTCGTCGCAGATCCTCCAGATGGCCGACGCCGCGTATCTCGGGCCGGGCCGGAAGGTCGTGGCCGCCGAGCCCACGTTCGAAGCGGTGCTGGCTTACGCGGCGGTCCTGCACGCCGAACCCGTGAAGGTCCCGGAAACGCCGGAGTTCCGCCACGATCTCGACCGGATGGCGGCCGCGTGCGACGCCTCGACGGGGCTCGTCTACGTCTGCAACCCGAACAATCCCACGGGAACCGTCGTCGGCGGGAGGGATCTCTCCCGATTCCTCGCGCGCGTGCCGCAGACGACGACCGTGCTCGTCGACGAGGCGTACCACGACTTCGTCGAAGACCCCGGTTACCGGTCGGCGCTCGAGCTCCTTCCCGAATTTCCGAACGCCGTGGTCGCCCGGACCTTCTCGAAGATCTACGGGCTCGCCGGAATGCGCCTCGGATACGCCGTCGCCTCGGCGGACAAGATCCGCGCCCTCGGGGAGTTCGCCTCCTGGGACAACGTCAACGCCGCCGCGCTCTCCGCCGCGCTCGCGAGCCTCGAGGATCCCGAGCTCGTCCCGTCCCGCCGCCGAACCCTGAACGGCACGCGCCGCGAGCTCTGCGCCGAGCTCGAACGGGACGGCCGCCGGTACATCCCCTCGCAGGCGAACTTCGTGATGATCGACGTCGGGGCCGACGTCGATCCCGTGATCCGCGAGTTCCGGGAGCGCGGCATTCACGTCGGCCGGCGATTCGCCTCGATGCCGAACTGGCTCCGGGTCTCGATCGGGACGCCCGAGGAGATGCGCGCGTTCCTCGCGGCGTTCCGGGAGATCGTCCCGGGAAGGCGGGCGGCCTGA
- a CDS encoding amino acid permease, which yields MRSASTKLGLFDATMIVMGGIVGSGIFINPYVVARQVRTPVLILGAWALGGLIALAGAFIYAELATRLPEVGGQYAYLREAYHPAVAFLYGWVLLLVIQTGGMAAVAVTFAAYFRELAGGAIPPSALAALVLAGLAIVNCFGVRSGSSVQSGLMVLKIVAIAALVAGGGWFLFHEGAASAAAAAPPASPAAPAGTLRAMGVAMVPVLFAYGGWQTSSFVSEEIREPRRNLPRALVLGVAGVIVLYLGVNYVCVSVLGPAGLAATATPASAVMQRAFGRAGSRWIALGIAISALGFLSQSILTAPRVYYAMARDGLFFRWVGWLDPRHGVPTVAILLQAVMAIVIALSGRYDQILSYVVSMDFLFFGLTASCLFVFRRREKRGGARRDSRFPALARVPGHPVTTALFVAVSWLVVVSTIARYPVNTAVGMGILVAGIPVYLAWSRRKKGRS from the coding sequence ATCCGATCCGCGTCGACCAAACTCGGGCTCTTCGACGCCACGATGATCGTCATGGGCGGCATCGTCGGATCGGGCATCTTCATCAATCCCTACGTCGTCGCTCGCCAGGTGCGGACGCCGGTCCTCATCCTCGGCGCGTGGGCGCTCGGCGGCCTGATCGCGCTCGCCGGAGCCTTCATCTATGCGGAGCTCGCGACGCGCCTGCCGGAGGTCGGCGGCCAGTACGCGTACCTGCGCGAGGCTTACCATCCCGCGGTCGCGTTCCTCTACGGGTGGGTGCTCCTCCTCGTGATCCAGACCGGCGGAATGGCCGCCGTCGCCGTCACGTTCGCGGCGTACTTCCGGGAGCTGGCCGGCGGCGCGATCCCTCCTTCGGCGCTGGCCGCCCTCGTCCTCGCCGGCCTCGCGATCGTCAACTGCTTCGGCGTCCGTTCCGGCAGCTCCGTCCAGAGCGGCCTGATGGTCCTCAAGATCGTCGCGATCGCCGCGCTCGTCGCGGGCGGCGGATGGTTCCTGTTCCACGAAGGCGCCGCCTCCGCCGCGGCCGCCGCCCCCCCGGCCTCGCCGGCCGCTCCTGCCGGGACCCTCCGGGCGATGGGCGTGGCGATGGTGCCGGTCCTCTTCGCCTACGGCGGCTGGCAGACCTCGAGCTTCGTCTCCGAAGAGATCCGGGAGCCTCGCCGGAACCTCCCGCGCGCGCTCGTCCTCGGCGTCGCCGGGGTGATCGTGCTCTACCTCGGCGTGAATTACGTCTGCGTGTCGGTCCTGGGACCGGCGGGCCTCGCCGCCACGGCCACGCCGGCCTCGGCGGTCATGCAGCGGGCGTTCGGACGCGCCGGCTCCCGCTGGATCGCCCTCGGGATCGCGATCTCGGCGCTCGGCTTTCTCTCCCAGTCGATCCTCACGGCGCCCCGCGTGTACTACGCCATGGCGCGGGACGGGCTGTTCTTTCGTTGGGTGGGATGGCTCGACCCGCGGCACGGCGTCCCCACGGTCGCGATCCTGCTCCAGGCGGTCATGGCGATCGTGATCGCGCTGTCGGGCCGCTACGACCAGATCCTGAGCTACGTCGTCTCGATGGACTTCCTCTTCTTCGGCCTCACCGCCTCCTGTCTCTTCGTCTTCCGCCGCCGGGAAAAGAGAGGCGGCGCGCGGCGGGACTCCCGCTTCCCCGCTCTCGCGCGCGTGCCGGGGCACCCCGTCACGACCGCGCTCTTCGTCGCCGTCTCGTGGCTCGTCGTTGTGAGCACGATCGCCCGGTACCCCGTCAACACGGCGGTCGGGATGGGCATTCTCGTCGCCGGCATTCCGGTCTACCTCGCGTGGAGCCGCCGCAAGAAGGGACGCTCGTGA
- a CDS encoding GNAT family N-acetyltransferase has product MFTLRRAIRGDVPQLRELIPLSVRALSAPWYSREQIEAALEEVFGVDTQLIEDGTYLVAEADGLVGAGGWSRRATLFGGDQRKGGVSDARLDPATEAARIRAFYVRPDWARRGVGRAILARCEEEAHAAGFRRAELLATLPGVALYSAMGYEAIGPLETAMRDGLSLPGVRMGKRI; this is encoded by the coding sequence GTGTTCACGCTGCGCCGGGCGATTCGGGGCGACGTCCCGCAGCTGCGCGAGCTGATTCCTCTTTCGGTGCGCGCGCTCTCGGCGCCCTGGTACTCCCGCGAGCAGATCGAGGCCGCGCTCGAGGAGGTCTTCGGCGTCGACACGCAGTTGATCGAGGACGGCACGTATCTCGTCGCCGAGGCCGACGGCCTCGTCGGGGCCGGAGGCTGGAGCCGCCGGGCGACGCTCTTTGGCGGTGATCAGCGGAAGGGCGGCGTTTCCGACGCGCGGCTCGATCCGGCGACGGAGGCCGCGCGCATCCGCGCGTTCTACGTACGGCCGGACTGGGCGCGCCGAGGCGTCGGCCGGGCGATCCTCGCGCGCTGCGAGGAGGAAGCGCACGCGGCCGGCTTCCGCCGTGCGGAGCTGCTCGCGACGCTGCCGGGCGTTGCTCTCTACTCCGCGATGGGCTACGAGGCGATCGGGCCGCTCGAGACCGCGATGCGGGACGGGCTCTCTCTCCCCGGGGTGCGGATGGGAAAGAGGATTTGA